The Bacillus zhangzhouensis region CATGGAGGAATTGAATATCAAGAATAAGACGCAGGTTCAGACATGGGTGAGGTGGCATAAGGTTGGGGATACACAACGGTTCGAACAGCCTGTTGGAAAACAATATACCTATGGAAAGGGGCCCGAGTACTCTTCCGAATTAGAGAGACTACAGGCAGAAAATCGCTATCTGAGTCAACAGAATGAAGTTTTAAAAAAGTACAACGAATTGGAAAGGAAGTTGATAAGGAAACATCAATCAAACTGGTAGAAGAATTGTGCAAAACGATGACAGTACAGGACATTTGTGTCCACTTAGGCATCTCACGTAGTTCGTACTATAGATGGAAAAAGGATCGGACTCAGAATCATTCTAAAAGACAGCTAGAGAAACAAATCGGCACGTTGTGCCGAGAGCACAAGTATCGATATGGATATCGAAAAATCACAGCCCTACTAAAAATGAGAATGCGTATTAACCATAAAACTGTTCAACGTATTATGCAGAAAAACCAGTGGCAGTGCCGGGTTAAAATGAAAAAGCGTAAGAAGAATGGGCAGCCCTATGCCGTGGCCGGTAATGTACTGGAACGAAACTTTCAGTCTGATCGCCCTCTTGAAAAACTAGTAACAGACATCACATATTTGCCTGATGGACAGAAACCATTGTACCTTTCCAGTATATTGGATTTATATAATGGAGAAGTGATTGCTTTTACGATTGGTGATAAGCAGGACACAGACTTTATCTTAAACACACTTGATCAGCTCCCAGCACTGCCTGAGAACTGCGTGTTACATAGCGACCAAGGTTCTGTGTATACATCTTACGAGTATCAGAAAGCTGTTCATATAAAAGGCATTACCATGAGCATGTCCCGTAAAGGGACACCCGCTGATAATGCCTCCATCGAATCGTTTCATTCCACGCTAAAGTCTGAAACGTTCTATCTTAACAGGATTGACCGAACTACAACTTCCATCGTAGAACGCACTGTCAAAGAATACATTTATTATTATAACAACATTCGTATTCAAACGAAACAACCAATCACCGATAAACGATCGGCAATTGGCTGTATAAAGGTGTTTTGATCCCTGTCTCAAAAACGGGGGTCAGTCCCTTTGGCAGGGGTTTTCGTTTTTTATGATAATAACGTGTAATCAAATTGCTGATCAATCAGTACGATTACATGATAAGTGAGCAGAGTTACAGATGGATAATTCCCGCCTGTACCGCGACACCTACAGCTTCCGCCCGTGTGTCTACACCAAGTTTATTATAAATACTAGTGAGTTTAGCTTTAACTGTTCTTTCAGAAATTCCTAAATCATAAGCTATGTCCTTGCTTTTAGAGCCGCGGGCAACAGCCTGTAATATAATAATTTCTTTATCTGTTAACTTTACTTTGTATTTAACCTCTTGCTTCATCAAATTTTTCTTATAATTATGAATTCGTTCTGTTATTTCAGGTTGCAGTAATGTTTCTCCCTTAATAGCGGCTTCCATTGAACGGAATAACTTTTCGGCGCTGGTATCCTTCAACAAATATCCCTGTGCTCCTGCCTCTAAACCTTCTGTCATCAGCTTATCTTCGTTGTAGGTAGTTAAAATAATAATAGGTATAGAAGGATTATTTTTTTTAATTTTTTTAATAGCATCCAGCCCATTCATTACTGGCATATACAAATCCATCAAGATGACATCAGGTTTTAACTCCTCAGCCAAACGGATTGCTTCTGCTCCATTTTCTGCTGCTCCTGTAATAATGTATTCATCACTTGTTTCGATAAGCAGTTTGAGTCCTTTTCTTACTACTAAATGATCATCAACAATTAATACTTTATATTGCATTTTAATCTGCTCCTTGACATGGTATCTGTACAAATATCTTTGTTCCTTTGTTTTGTATACTTTTAATCTGAATTTTTCCTCCCAAGATACGGACTCTTTCATTCAAACCTACCAAACCGTAATGACCTTCTTGACCTATTTTTAAATCTGGATCAAAACCAATGCCATCATCCCTTATACAAATATTAAGATTTTCTTCGTTGTCTTTTTTTACAGATAACCATAAATTATTTGCTTGAGCGTGTCTAGCGATATTTAATAAACATTCACTTATGATTGGTAAGCTTTGTTCGGTTACAGTGTTTGAAAGTTCATGTTGTATTACATAGAAATCGAAATGACATGCTAAACCTGTAGACAGTTTAATATGGTTTAACTGTTCTACAATATTTTGCTTAAAATCATACTTTTCATTTGAATGAAGTCTTAAATCATCTATTGCTAATCTAGCATCTGCCAATGTTTCACTTACCCCTTTCATTGACTGGTTCACAATTTCTTTTGCTAATACATCATTTCCTTTTGATAAATGGATATTTATAGCCTCTAACTGTATTTTTAAACCTGCCAACCCCTGAGCCAGTGTGTCATGCAAATCTCGTGCTATACGTTGCCGTTCGTTATGCAGAGTTAAACGCTCTACTTCTTGATTAGCTAGTTCCACTTCTTCAAGTACACGTTGCAGCCTTATTCTTGCATTCACCTGATTGAAAAATATTACGGCATAAGCAATGATTACGATCATTGCCGGTAAAGCAATGATAAGGAAGATAGGAAGGTCGTGAAGGGGAACAATAACAAAGGTGTTAATTGTAAATAAAGTGAAGATGATTAGGAACAAGTAAACCTTTTTACGGCCTAATATCCCAATAATCTGGCCAACTAACAATGGATACAATGTTATGACAACACCGGGGAAGTTTTCCATCATAAAAGCACTGATGTATACTAAAGATGCTTGCAGAATAAAGTACAGCCAATATTTTTTTGGTAAAAAAAGATTCGAGTACCAATAAACCACGCCAAAAAGTATCATTAAGAATGTAAAAATAACATGCGAATAAAAGGAAGGATGACTTAGAAATTGCACTACCATACAAATGATATAAGTAACAAATATCCATATTATTCCGGGTATTCTGGCGGCAATCATGTTATTGCTCTCTTTTTCAATAGAAGCTTTGCTGATAAACGTTGTGTTCATTTTAGTTCACTTCCCTTATAACAAATATAATACGTTCTATCAGTTGAATCTGCCCTTTCGGGTATATGACTTATTTTACTCTCTCCCTCTTTAGTGAAAGACTGATCTTTGCGTTTAAATCATTTAGAAATTGCCTCACTTAGCTTCTTCTTGCCACTCGGTAAGTCAATTTGATCTAGCAGGAATCTTTTATTTTTCTTGTTGTTTATAACCTTTTCTGAATTGTAATGCTTTTCTAATAGACACTTTCTCAACTAGTATACCCTTGTTTTTTAGAGCTTTTATAATTGATTCGATACTCTTCATATCATCATCCTCACTTAAAATGAACCTATGCTTCATTTATTTTATTGTTTTTCACACAACAAAAAAATGTACGTAAGGGCATATTTGCTCTCTTTTACTCCTTGTATAATTGTTTACATTATTTTTTTAAAACATTGCCCTTTCGTACATTGTGGACGAAACAGAATCAACACTAAAATGAAGAATAATGGAAAATTTATAATTTTAAGGAGGAATTAAGGTGTCTATTCATCATCCAAAGGGGAACGATAACATGCAAATTGATTTTATGAACGAAGATTTTGTCCGCAATCCATTTCCAGTGTACAAATACATGCGTGAAAATGAATCGATAAGTCGTTTTTTCTTGCCAAATGGTGTTCCTGCATGGCTAGTTACACGTTATAAAGATGCAGCAGAAATATTGAATGATTCCCGTTTTGTTACTAACTTTAAAAACAATGAAAAGCAGAACTTACCTTTGCATAGAGAGATTGTATCTCAAAATCTTCTTAGTGTTGAACCTAGTGATCATCGCCGGTTAAGACGTTTAGTTCAGAAGGCTTTCACTCCTCGAATGGTGGAAAACCTTAGAGGGCGTATAGAGGATATAACGAATGAACTTCTTGATAAGGTTCAATATAAAAAAGAAATGAAATTGATAGAGGATTTTGCCTTTCCTTTGCCTATTCATGTGATATGTGAAATGTTAGGTGTTCCTACTGAAGATCAAGATATGTTCAAGAGATGGTCAAACATTATTATGGACAGTGCCATGCACCCTACGGAACAAGCCGATGAGGGCTTGAAATCATTCATAGATTATTTACAAGTGCTGATAAGAAAAAAACGGAGTGCACTTCAAGAAGATCTGATAAGTGATTTAATAAGAGTAGAAGAAAATGGAGAGGTAATTACCGAGCATGAAATGTATGCGCTTGTATTTGTTCTTATTCTTGCAGGGCATGAAACTACAGTAAATTTAATTGGTAATGGAGTAGTGACTTTATTAGAACATCCAGACCAAAAAGAGAAACTTCTCAATCAACCTGATCTTATTCATTCCGCACTGGAGGAAATGTTAAGATACAACGGACCTGTGGAAGTAAGTAATGTTAGATGGGCCACAGAGGATATAGAATTTAGCGGGAAAAAATTTAGAAAGGGAGATATGATAATTATTTCCTTAGCTTCAGCAAACCGAGATGAGGAAATCTTTGAAAATGCTGATACTTTCGACATCACTCGTAAGATAAATAATCACGTTGCTTTTGGTAAAGGTGTTCATTATTGTCTCGGAGCTCCTTTAGCTAGACTAGAAGGTGAAATTGCAATAACGACTTTGTTTCAAAGAATGCCTAATCTGCGTTTGAAAACTGATCTTGATTTACTAAAATGGCGGAAGAGTATGATCATTCGAGGACTAAGTGAGATACCTCTATTGTTTTAAAATAAGAGTTGTTCAATGTCAACAATCAGTAATGGGGCTGGGTTTTCAACTAAAGCGGTAGGTGGGAATTCTATTGTTAAAAAAAACATCTGTTTTTTTAGTCGTGATTATACTGCTCGTCATAAGTTTTTGGAAAAAAGATACTTGGATTGATATCATAAAAGAAGGAAAATCAATTTCTACTCTAATTAGTATAATGATGATTGCAATAACTGCAAATTTTCCTATCATACCATTTATTTTAGCAGTTGGGATAATTGTAGCTGTTTTTGGTATTCTAAAAGGTGCTTTAATAACGTTAGTAGGAGTTTGCGGTGGTGCTTTAATTATTTTTTTTCTTACAAGGTACAGCATACAAGATTGGGCGAGAAAAAAAATAATTAAATATCGTGGCATACAAAATTATGATCATTATTTTGCTGAAAATGCTTTTAAAAATGTGTTTTTTTTAGGAGGGCTTTTTCCTATTATTCCTTCTCCGATCATGAGTAGCTTATGTGGGTTGAGTAACATTCGATGGACTGTATTTTTCTTTGCTTCATTATTAGGTCAGATTCCAAGAGTTTTCATTATGACTATATCAACTGCAAATTTTCCTACTAACAAATTATTATCGATTGGTGTATATGGAACTTACCTTGCAGTAGTTATGGTCTTTGGTTTTAAAAAGTTTCCGCACGTAATCAGACTGACCAGGAGATAATGTATAGTTTTATAAACAGTTCTTTTTATTCACCATTTTTTCACCACAATTCATAAAATCGTAGAAGTGGCTACTTTAGCAGATGTGGAACCAATAACCACTAAATTGCTACGCCCGTTTGCTTCCCAGAATAATAAAAAATGATTTTAATCAGTGTAAATAAATGAATGTCATAGAATAAGGGGATTAGAATGTATATATGTTTTTACTAAGTGAGGGCCTAGTGTCCGCGGGGAAGCCATATTTAGTGAAGGCTTTAAACAGTAAATTTCCTTATTGTATTTGAATGAAAGATACACTTGAGATGAGTGATGAAAGAGAGGCGTTGTGCCTTTCTTTTTTATTCGCAAATGTTACTGTCAAGTCACCAATGAATTTAGAGAGTATGCTGTCCAGACTGTGCGTTGTCAATTAACGGAAACCTGATTGATTCAAATTGATATTGCTGTTGAAATCAATTATTTTCTTGACGGAGAACAGTGCGTAACAGCCTTGGACGGGCTAGGTTATTCATATAAATGGACCATTCTATAAAGGGGATAGTGTCACCATGTGTTCTTTTTAATCAATAAATTGCAATTATTTCCGATTCATGCTATAATAAAAAGTAATTATTTTTGTTCGGCGTAAAGGATAGTATGAAGATTGATTTTTCGTCTTGAGGGTACTTTGGGCAAGGATAGTATAATACATTGTGTGGTAAACGCACGAGGAGGCAACAATCATGGAACAAGGTACAGTAAAATGGTTTAACGCAGAAAAAGGTTTTGGATTTATCGAACGTGAAGAAGGAGACGATGTATTCGTACATTTCTCAGCTATCCAAGGCGACGGATTCAAATCTTTAGACGAAGGTCAAAAAGTAACATTTGACGTAGAGCAAGGTTCTCGTGGAGCTCAAGCTGCTAACGTCCAAAAAACTGCTTAATCTTCATTTCTAAAAACAGGTTCTGTAAAGAGCCTGTTTTTTGTGCTTTTATTTATTTTCTTCAATTAAAAACCCTACTCAGCGTACAAGTAGGGAGATGTTACAAGGTAATCGTAAAAAAATTCATGCTTCAAAGGTTTATCAACAGTATAGCATATTGAATTTACAATATGCGGAATTTGTCTAAATAAATTCTTTTTTCTTTTATAAGTTGAAGGGTGGACATGTTCATAGAGAACATGTATTCAAAAATGGTGAGGGATGCCCGAGACCGGCAGAGTTCTTAACAGAAACTTTTTATTTGTTTTTCTGTAATCCCTTTGATGACTTCTAATTCACTTAGCAAAAACTCATGGGCATCATCTAGCATTTTCTTTTCACTTGTATTTAGTGCTTTCTCTTTCTTCATACGCATCAGGTCACGTACAACTTCGGCACCCTCTTGGATGCTACCCGTTTTTATTTTGTTTGTATTAATTGTATGCCGTTCTTTCCATGTCAGCATTTGATCTGATTTGCCATGTTGGAAAATGTGCATTACATTGTTTAATGCCAGTATATCTGTAACAGGTCTAATACGTGAACTCGACATTTTCCGTGTTGGAATCATCACTTTCATATGACTAATTGACATTTTAATCACATAATACTGTTGTTTTTCATCAGAAAATTCTCTTTCTTCTATGGCTTCAATAATACCTGCTCCGTGCATTGGATAAACAATGTTATCACCAATTTGAAACATATCATCCACCTCCATATCATGTACCTACTTTAAGGGTATCACACTTAGAGGTTAAATAATCAAATTTTTAATAATACATGTTTATTTATTTATTGTCAATAAATATAATTCTAAAAAAAGGCGATTATTTTGAAGGAATTTTGGTTGTGATTGTTTTTTTATTATCCATGATTTTTTAACATATCCTCAAGATTCCCTGCTATCAGAAAAACAGAAATCCACCATTAAAAAAAGACCAGCTTGAGCTAGTCTTTCCAAATAGAATCCGATCATAATGTCGAAATATCAATGACAAACCGGTAACGCACATCGCTTTTCAGCACACGTTCATACGCTTCATCAACTTGATCTGCGGTGATCACTTCAATTTGTGGTGCGATATTGTGAGCAGCTGCGAAATCGAGCATTTCTTGTGTTTCTTGGATGCCGCCAACGAGTGAACCAGCAATGCTGCGGCGGCCGGAAATTAATGAAAAGACGTGGAATTGATCCGGCTTAGGCGGTGCACCGACGTTTACCAAGGTTCCATCTACACGGAGTAAGGACAAATAGGCATCCACATTAATGTTGGCAGAGACCGTATTGAGAATGAGGTCGTACTGACCGGCTAGTGTCTGAAACGTATCAGGATCACTTGTAGCAAAATAGTCTTTTGCGCCAAATGACAGCGCCTCTTCTTTTTTATTCAAAGAGCGGCTCAATACCGTCACATCGGCGCCCAGAGCACTCGCGAATTGAATGGCAACATGACCGAGTCCGCCCATTCCGACAATGGCAACTTTTTTGTCAGGACCTGCCTTCCAGTGCTTTAATGGTGAATAAGTTGTAATGCCAGCACAGAGAAGAGGACTTGCGGCATCAAGAGGCAGTTGATCAGGAATGCTGACGACAAATCGTTCAGTCACGACAATTTTTTGGCTGTAGCCGCCATAAGTCGGTTTCCCGTCATAGTCAAGGCAGTTATACGTTTGGACGACGCCTTTCGTGCAATACTGCTCGTCTCCATTTTGACAATATTCACAGGTGCCGCAGGAATCCACAAAGCAGCCAACGCCTACACGGTCTCCGATCTGAAACTTCGTCACATCATTCCCTACAGCTGTAACGATCCCAGTAATTTCATGACCAGGAACCATCGGGAAAATGCCGCCGCCCCATTCATCAAAAGCGCTGTGGATATCTGAATGACAGATCCCGCTAAATTGAATATCAATTAAAATATCATGTGGACGAAGTTCTCTTCGTTCAATGGTAGCCCGTTCAAAGTTCGCTTTGGCATGTGAAACACTTAAAACGTTTGATTGGTGCGTCTGACACATTCTTGATCATCCTTTCAAAAATAAGATTCGATTCTTTCTTCTATACTGTACGCCTTAAAGTGAACTATAAGTCAACAGAAACCATCTGTGATAACGAATTCAGGCTTTTACAATATTCTTGAATAAAGAATTGAACCAAAAGCATCTTGCTTTCTTTTTCAAAATGGAGATGATGAGGAAAGGGAGATCGGAAGGTAAGAGAAAGAAGGAGGGACACAATGAAAATAGCACAAGCTGCAAAACAGCTCGATTTATCTACTGCGACACTTAGATATTATGAAAATATTGGTTTGATTAGGCATATCAAACGAGACGATCATGGGATTCGTGATTATACAGAGGATGATATTCAATGGATTGAATTTATCAAGTGTATGAGAAATGCGGGGCTCTCGATTGATGCGCTTAGAGAATATACAGCCTTATTTTTTGAGGATGATGATCATACGTTATCTTCGCGAAAAAACATTTTGGTCAATGAACGAGAAAGACTTGTCCAAAAACAAAAGGAAATCGAAGAAACCATTAAACGATTGGATTTCAAAATAGAAAGTTATGAAGACATTATCCACAATCATGAGAAAAAACTCGCTCATCAGCTGAAAACTAGTTCTAATTAATCGAAGAGAAGCCTGTGAACAGGTTTTTTTGATAGAGTTATCTTTTTGTGTAACGCACCCAGTTATAATGTGCATGGAGAGGTGTAACACCGTTGTAGGAGCTAAGCCATTCATCGACACCTGCACCATTCCACAGGTTCATCATAATTTCTCCTGATGTTTGAGGAATTTGAGTCGTGGCAGTGTGCTTTAATTGCCCATCGACATACCATTTGATGGAGTTTGGCTGCCAGTCAAATGCATACGTGTGATAAGAGTTCGAAACCGTTGTTAAACGGTTCATAAAACGACCGGCTCGTTTGTGCTGAGTCACTTGCAGCAAATGTGGACAAACTCGAGGATAATCCAGTGACAAGCAGCATCAACATTCGTTTCAACGGTATATATTCGTATTCTCCTCCCCTTTTAGAAAGCGCTTTCTAGTGTGTATTTCTTTTAAAATGGAAAATTGGTCTAAATAATGATAAACAGTTTGCATCAGAATTGAAAGAAGGATAATAAGTAAAAAAATAAGATTGACAATGCGGACAGTTGTCCGTAAGATAATATTGGGACAATTATCCTAAGAAAAACCTAAAGTGTTTTGATTGAACACATAGAGATGAGTGTCATGTGGATGAAGGGAAAGAAGGTGAAGATGGTGGAAAAGGATATTGGCGAGGAAATTGAAGAGATCGCTTTCTCTTTGTTTCAAGAATTTGGTGTAGAAAATGTCAGTATGCATAAAATTGCGAAAACAGCTGGTGTTGGGCAGGGCACTCTTTATCGCCGCTACGCCAATAAAAGTGATCTATGTCTTTCTATCCTTGGGAAGAGATTTGAACAGCTGATCCCAGCTTTGCATCTTTACTTGAGCAAAATAAGTGATCAGCCGGTTCGTGAACGTTTGCGTTATGTTCTTGAAGAAATTCATCTGATCGTCGGTCACCATCTAGACTGGATTCGGATGCTCACAATTTCTGGGAATTTAGAGCAGACAAGTAAAGTATATGAGAGTCATTACAGTCAATCACTTAGACAAATCATTCGTGATTTGCTTGAGGAAGCGAGAGAAAAGGGAGAAGCAAACATACAGGATATAGAACTGACAACGTTATGTATGTCCTCTCCAATGACGCCTGAGCTCATGTTTTATATACATGAATCTGGCTATTCAATCGAAAAAATTGCTCAATTTGCTGCAGAAAAACAGATTTTATCCGTCTTTCAATAGACATGAAAGTGGCTCATTTCTGACCACCCTGACTTCCTAAGGTTCATCTAAATTGAAAAAGAAAAGGAGCCAACTTAATATGAACAAACAGAAAGCAGCAGCTTCTGAAATTCGAACGCTGCCCATTATTATTTCTTTTATCACGGCTGGATTTATTGGCCTGTTCAGTGAAACGGCATTAAACATGGCGCTGAGAAGTTTAACGTTAGACTTTGGAATTGAAGCGACGACTGCTCAGTGGCTGACAACAGGATATTTATTAACACTTGGTATTCTCGTACCGATTTCAGGACTCATTCTTCAATGGTTTACGACAAGACAGCTTTTCATTACATCGCTCGTCTTTTCAATCATCGGAACATTTATTGCGGCGGTTGCGCCGGTCTTTAGTATATTAATGGTAGCACGTGTCGTGCAGGCAGTCGGCACAGCATTGCTTCTGCCATTGATGTTTAATACGATTTTGGTCATCATCCCGCCTCATAAACGAGGCAGATCGATGGGGATTATTGGTCTTGTGATCATGTTTGCACCAGCTGTCGGCCCGACAGTCTCTGGTCTTATTCTGAAATCGTTGACGTGGCATTGGATTTTCTGGATTTCACTTCCTTTATTGATTGCTGCACTAGTATTTGGATATATCTTTATGCAAAATATTACAGAACCAACAAGACCGAAAATCGATATCTTATCAATTGTGCTTTCAACCATTGGTTTCGGCGGAATTGTATATGGCTTTAGCAGTGCCGGAGAAGGCAGCGGCTGGAGCAGTATGCATGTCATCGTTGCAATTGTAGTTGGTGTCATAGGGATTCTCGTGTTCTCCTTAAGACAGTTGAACATGAAAGAACCAATGCTGAACTTAAGCCCGTTTAAATATCCGATGTTTGTCATTGGGTTACTTCTGATTTTAGTGTGTATGATGGTGATGCTGTCTGCTATGATGATTTTGCCATTGTATCTGCAAACGTCCTTGGCGCTTTCTACATTTACAGCAGGTTTAATGCTATTGCCAGGTGGAATTATCAACGGACTGCTATCCCCAATCATGGGTGGTCTATTTGATAAGTTTGGTCCAAAATGGCTTGTCATTCCAGGTCTTGTCATTGTCGCAGCGACGATGTTTGGCTTTACGAATCTAAGTGTGAATACGTCGATTGGATTCATTGTAACCCTTCATATTGCATTAATGATCGGAATTGCGATGATCATGATGCCTGCTCAAACAAATGGATTGAATCAGCTGCCGCCAGAGCTATATCCGCATGGTACAGCGATTATGAATACATTGCAGCAGGTGGCAGGAGCCATTGGTACTGCGATCGGTATCTCGATCCTTTCATCAGGAGCTCGCAGCTTTATGGAAAATGTATCTGATCCCGCAAATCCGATGAATCAGCTGCTCGCCTTTACAAATGGCGTCCAGCATGCATTTATTTTTGCAGTGATCATGACGATCATCGGTTTGATTATTGCCTTCTTCATTAAACGAGTGAAGGTAGAACAGCAAGTATCATAAGAAAGATGAAAAGCACTGAGGACATAGCGCCGCAGTGCTCTTTTATTTATTCAATGATTGTTTCAAAGAGTAACTAAGAAATGAATAAGATCATAAACTTAGCTCTCGTCAACCCAGCAGAGAAGGATTCACTATCTGAAGAAGCCGAGCAATATGCTGCCAAGTTAAAAGAAGCGGGGGTAGACATCATCTACAAACAATTTAAAGGAGTTCCATACGGAAATTTAGTCATTTAACTATATACCTTTAGACTCATGCTGATGAATGAAGGCATGGTATAAAGTAAATCCTATAGATAGAGTTTAGCCATCAAATGAGGAAAAGAGATGATCCAATGAACATGATAAAATGGATAGGTGCAGTCCTTCTTTCTGTTTTATTACTGGTGACAGCAGCCTGTGCGAACACAGGCACTCAAGAGAATACTCAAAGCGAAAAAGAAAACGTATCCAGTGAAACAAAAGAGAAAAACAATGCGCTTGAGACAGGAAATAAGTCCTTATCTAATATTAAGGTATTGGCCACAGGCGGGACGATTGCTGGCAGTTCAGACAGTGATACAGATACGACGGGCTATAAATCTGGTTCACTCGGCATCGATAAAGTCATTGCTTCAGTTCCACAGCTGAAGGATATTGCAAATGTCACTGGTGAGCAGGTTGCGAATGTCGGCAGTGAAAATGTTGATAACGTTCTCCTTTTAAAATTAGCCAAACGAGTGAATGAACTATTAAAAGATGATCAAGTAGATGGCATTGTCATTACGCATGGAACAGACACACTTGAAGAAACAGCTTACTTTTTACATCTGGTTGTCAAAAGTGATAAGCCTGTTGTGATCGTTGGCTCAATGAGACCAGCATCGGCTATCAGTGCGGATGGCCCGCTTAACTTGTATCATGCGGTGAAAATTGCTTCAACCAAAGAAGCGAAGGGCAAAGGGGTCATGGTCACATTAAATGACCGAATTGCATCGGCTCGATTTGTTACGAAAACAAACACGACCACAACCGATGCCTTCAAGTCACTTGAGCAAGGATATATCGGAGAAATAGCTGGTGAAGTGGTTTCCTTTTATAACGAACCGACAAGAAAACATACGACTGAAAGTGAATTTGATGTATCAAAGATAAAAGAATTGCCGCAAGTCGATATTTTATATGGCTATCAAAATGATC contains the following coding sequences:
- a CDS encoding response regulator transcription factor, translated to MQYKVLIVDDHLVVRKGLKLLIETSDEYIITGAAENGAEAIRLAEELKPDVILMDLYMPVMNGLDAIKKIKKNNPSIPIIILTTYNEDKLMTEGLEAGAQGYLLKDTSAEKLFRSMEAAIKGETLLQPEITERIHNYKKNLMKQEVKYKVKLTDKEIIILQAVARGSKSKDIAYDLGISERTVKAKLTSIYNKLGVDTRAEAVGVAVQAGIIHL
- a CDS encoding TetR/AcrR family transcriptional regulator, which gives rise to MKGKKVKMVEKDIGEEIEEIAFSLFQEFGVENVSMHKIAKTAGVGQGTLYRRYANKSDLCLSILGKRFEQLIPALHLYLSKISDQPVRERLRYVLEEIHLIVGHHLDWIRMLTISGNLEQTSKVYESHYSQSLRQIIRDLLEEAREKGEANIQDIELTTLCMSSPMTPELMFYIHESGYSIEKIAQFAAEKQILSVFQ
- a CDS encoding VTT domain-containing protein, with the protein product MLKKTSVFLVVIILLVISFWKKDTWIDIIKEGKSISTLISIMMIAITANFPIIPFILAVGIIVAVFGILKGALITLVGVCGGALIIFFLTRYSIQDWARKKIIKYRGIQNYDHYFAENAFKNVFFLGGLFPIIPSPIMSSLCGLSNIRWTVFFFASLLGQIPRVFIMTISTANFPTNKLLSIGVYGTYLAVVMVFGFKKFPHVIRLTRR
- a CDS encoding sensor histidine kinase, which translates into the protein MNTTFISKASIEKESNNMIAARIPGIIWIFVTYIICMVVQFLSHPSFYSHVIFTFLMILFGVVYWYSNLFLPKKYWLYFILQASLVYISAFMMENFPGVVITLYPLLVGQIIGILGRKKVYLFLIIFTLFTINTFVIVPLHDLPIFLIIALPAMIVIIAYAVIFFNQVNARIRLQRVLEEVELANQEVERLTLHNERQRIARDLHDTLAQGLAGLKIQLEAINIHLSKGNDVLAKEIVNQSMKGVSETLADARLAIDDLRLHSNEKYDFKQNIVEQLNHIKLSTGLACHFDFYVIQHELSNTVTEQSLPIISECLLNIARHAQANNLWLSVKKDNEENLNICIRDDGIGFDPDLKIGQEGHYGLVGLNERVRILGGKIQIKSIQNKGTKIFVQIPCQGAD
- a CDS encoding NAD(P)-dependent alcohol dehydrogenase codes for the protein MCQTHQSNVLSVSHAKANFERATIERRELRPHDILIDIQFSGICHSDIHSAFDEWGGGIFPMVPGHEITGIVTAVGNDVTKFQIGDRVGVGCFVDSCGTCEYCQNGDEQYCTKGVVQTYNCLDYDGKPTYGGYSQKIVVTERFVVSIPDQLPLDAASPLLCAGITTYSPLKHWKAGPDKKVAIVGMGGLGHVAIQFASALGADVTVLSRSLNKKEEALSFGAKDYFATSDPDTFQTLAGQYDLILNTVSANINVDAYLSLLRVDGTLVNVGAPPKPDQFHVFSLISGRRSIAGSLVGGIQETQEMLDFAAAHNIAPQIEVITADQVDEAYERVLKSDVRYRFVIDISTL
- a CDS encoding transcription factor YdeB, translated to MFQIGDNIVYPMHGAGIIEAIEEREFSDEKQQYYVIKMSISHMKVMIPTRKMSSSRIRPVTDILALNNVMHIFQHGKSDQMLTWKERHTINTNKIKTGSIQEGAEVVRDLMRMKKEKALNTSEKKMLDDAHEFLLSELEVIKGITEKQIKSFC
- a CDS encoding cold-shock protein, giving the protein MEQGTVKWFNAEKGFGFIEREEGDDVFVHFSAIQGDGFKSLDEGQKVTFDVEQGSRGAQAANVQKTA
- a CDS encoding cytochrome P450, with amino-acid sequence MHHPKGNDNMQIDFMNEDFVRNPFPVYKYMRENESISRFFLPNGVPAWLVTRYKDAAEILNDSRFVTNFKNNEKQNLPLHREIVSQNLLSVEPSDHRRLRRLVQKAFTPRMVENLRGRIEDITNELLDKVQYKKEMKLIEDFAFPLPIHVICEMLGVPTEDQDMFKRWSNIIMDSAMHPTEQADEGLKSFIDYLQVLIRKKRSALQEDLISDLIRVEENGEVITEHEMYALVFVLILAGHETTVNLIGNGVVTLLEHPDQKEKLLNQPDLIHSALEEMLRYNGPVEVSNVRWATEDIEFSGKKFRKGDMIIISLASANRDEEIFENADTFDITRKINNHVAFGKGVHYCLGAPLARLEGEIAITTLFQRMPNLRLKTDLDLLKWRKSMIIRGLSEIPLLF
- a CDS encoding MerR family transcriptional regulator, encoding MKIAQAAKQLDLSTATLRYYENIGLIRHIKRDDHGIRDYTEDDIQWIEFIKCMRNAGLSIDALREYTALFFEDDDHTLSSRKNILVNERERLVQKQKEIEETIKRLDFKIESYEDIIHNHEKKLAHQLKTSSN